The Brachionichthys hirsutus isolate HB-005 chromosome 1, CSIRO-AGI_Bhir_v1, whole genome shotgun sequence genome has a window encoding:
- the spg7 gene encoding mitochondrial inner membrane m-AAA protease component paraplegin, producing the protein MSALLRHSAALCTKHSTAKRALLSLVRRNAHLLAKNLPSSAKIKIVPTSWDGARQVFYVKCVRTVSSQPQDLLQSFLHRPLGPGMSGINKEMLRRNLLKNPTGIIKLLGATDFFSRSQSKQEKNNQNGQKEKDTDEEGKERDGRYRKHLRNLVIVAIVISLLNFTNTNTGGDIIWNDFVNEMLAKGEVSHVQVTTDGNTVAIYLHPGAIIFGRPRLRPVYQMEIPDSEKFEEKLRAAEKKLNIDSKDWIPVTYIQNWFILKLLYVAGFMVLIQFGVWYMSRVFSTAGKDGRFDAFNQFKMAMFTIVDGKSGKGVSFKDVAGMHAAKREVKEFVDYLNNPKRYLQLGAKVPKGALLLGPPGCGKTLLAKAVATEAQVPFLAMAGSEFIEVIGGLGAARVRNLFKEARSRAPCIIYIDEIDAIGKKRSTSMEGSSNVEEEQTLNQLLVEMDGMGTTTDHLIVLASTNREDVLDRALMRPGRLDRHIFIDLPTLHERKEIFERHLNMLKLTQPAHFYSLRLAELTPGFSGADIANICNEAALHAAREGHKSIHTINFEFAVERVIAGSIKMSNSLSMEERKVIAFHESGHALIGWLLEHTDAIMKVSIAPRTNAALGFSHVIPRDTYLFSKEQLFERICMILGGRTAEVITFNKITTGAYDDLLKATQLAHSMVAKYGMCDSVGQVSFPDKEEQGSFSRRPFSQGLQQQIDLEVKMLITQAYRRTETLLLDNRDKLILLADMLIEREVVNYEDIEALLGPPPFGPKKLPHRNWMEAERDTHDTREDNP; encoded by the exons ATGTCCGCTTTGTTGCGGCACAGTGCTGCCCTTTGTACAAAACACAGCACCGCTAAACGTGCGTTGTTGTCACTGGTCAGGCGAAACGCTCATTTATTAGCCAAAAACCTTCCATCTAGCGCTAAAATTAAAATTGTGCCGACCAGCTGGGATGGTGCCAGACAGGTGTTCTATGTCAAATGTGTGCGGACAGTCTCGAGTCAGCCGCAGGATCTCCTCCAG AGTTTTCTCCACCGACCGCTGGGTCCTGGCATGTCCGGAATTAACAAGGAGATGCTCAGGAGGAACCTGTTAAAAAATCCTACTGGTATAATCAAATTATTAG gGGCAACAGACTTTTTCAGTAGATCTCAATCCAAGCAAGAGAAAAATAATCAGAatggacaaaaggaaaaagatACAGATGAAG AGGGAAAGGAACGTGACGGGAGATACCGCAAACATCTGCGGAACCTCGTCATTGTAGCGATTGTAATCAGCCTGCTGAACTTCACGAATACGAATACTGGTGGAGACATAATTTGGAATGATTTTGTCAATGAGATGTTGGCCAAGGGAGAGGTGTCGCATGTGCAAGTCACGACCGATGGCAACACAGTAGCAATCTACCTTCATCCTGGAGCGATTATCTTTGGACGGCCT AGGCTGAGACCCGTCTACCAAATGGAAATTCCCGACAGTGAGAAATTTGAGGAGAAGCTGAGAGCTGCTGAAAAAAAGCTGAACATTGACAGCAAGGACTGGATACCTGTGACCTACATACAAAATTGGTTCATTTTAAA GTTATTGTACGTTGCAGGCTTTATGGTTCTTATTCAGTTTGGTGTCTGGTACATGTCCCGAGTATTCAGCACTGCTGGCAAGGATGGACGCTTCGATGCTTTC AATCAGTTTAAGATGGCCATGTTCACCATTGTGGATGGCAAGTCGGGCAAAGGTGTGAGCTTCAAGGACGTAGCAGGGATGCATGCGGCCAAGAGGGAAGTGAAAGAATTTGTCGACTACCTCAAT AATCCAAAGCGATACCTCCAGCTGGGAGCCAAAGTTCCCAAGGGTGCATTGCTGCTTGGACCTCCCGGCTGCGGGAAGACGCTGCTGGCTAAGGCCGTAGCCACCGAGGCCCAGGTCCCGTTTCTGGCTATGGCTGGCTCTGAGTTTATCGAGGTCATAGGAG GTTTGGGTGCCGCTCGGGTCAGGAATCTGTTCAAGGAGGCTCGAAGTCGTGCTCCTTGCATCATCTACATCGATGAGATTGATGCCATTGGAAAGAAGCGCTCCACCAGCATGGAAGGCTCCTCCAACGTTGAGGAGGAACAGACGCTCAACCAGCTGCTGGTGGAGATGGACG GAATGGGAACGACGACGGACCATTTAATCGTCCTCGCGTCCACCAACCGAGAAGATGTTTTGGACAGAGCTCTGATGAGACCAGGCAGACTGGACCGGCACATCTTTATCGATCTGCCCACACTGCAT GAAAGGAAGGAGATCTTCGAGCGGCACCTGAATATGCTGAAGCTGACCCAACCTGCTCATTTCTACTCTCTGCGTCTGGCTGAGCTCACTCCTGGCTTCAGTG gtgctGACATTGCTAACATTTGCAACGAAGCTGCCCTGCACGCAGCCAGAGAGGGCCACAAGTCCATCCATACCATTAACTTTGAATTTGCAGTGGAGAGAGTGATCGCAG GAAGCATAAAGATGAGTAATAGCCTGTCTATGGAGGAGCGGAAGGTCATTGCCTTTCACGAGTCAGGACATGCTTTAATTGGATGGCTGCTTGAGCACACGGACGCCATCATGAAG GTGTCCATCGCCCCGCGGACGAACGCGGCCCTGGGATTTTCCCATGTTATTCCGCGTGACACGTACCTTTTCTCCAAGGAGCAGCTGTTTGAACGGATTTGTATGATTCTGGGAGGAAGAACGGCGGAGGTTATCACTTTTAACAAGATCACCACAG GCGCGTACGATGACCTACTTAAGGCAACGCAGCTGGCCCACTCTATGGTGGCGAAGTACGGCATGTGTGACAGTGTTGGCCAGGTATCCTTCCCAGACAAGGAGGAGCAAGGTTCCTTCAGTCGCCGTCCGTTCAGCCAgggcctgcagcagcagattgaCCTC gaagtgaagatGCTAATAACCCAAGCTTACAGGCGAACGGAGACGCTGCTGCTGGACAACAGAGACAAGCTGATCCTG TTGGCCGACATGCTGATAGAGCGGGAAGTGGTGAACTACGAGGACATCGAAGCCCTGCTGGGTCCGCCCCCTTTTGGTCCCAAGAAGCTCCCCCATCGGAACTGGATGGAGGCTGAGCGGGACACGCACGACACCAGAGAAGACAACCCTTAG
- the cdh15 gene encoding cadherin-15, whose protein sequence is MVLRSLALCALTTLLLQVWSATELQEVELLPRTLYIWRNQGKGVIRVKRDWIIPPIRVLENSKQVPEDLVQIKSDKIFMSEVIYKLEGPGVDQEPKDLFEIDDKTGVIRSKKPLDREKYNYFTLKAFALSPSGERLENPSTIEIVVLDQNDNRPAFTQSQFIGTVAEFSVPGTSVMSVSATDADDPKTDNAFLSYSIISQESIPANAVNKTMFGINNKTGTIYTRDVGLDREAVKSFRLKLQIADMGGMGLTGEGMAIIHVTDINNHAPQFSPASYSMIAEENRKDYEIGRVTVTDRDDRGTGNWEARFTISNDPEGNFAISTDAATNQGVLTVVKPLDFEALDEYVLILKVVNLNPLSSKAPNLPVSTATVVVTVVNQNEAPRFREDPIHIVVPESVAPETLLKSNIAFDPDDSDLRYEMTKDPERWLHIDRDTGDITAKRTFNMRSPHVKNNIYNAVVKVTDAGGVSTAAKVTITLTETNDFPPQLFPLIGSVCKDAGQTGSGLVLSALDEDLPPHAAPYTFEKLDDLSINWTVSQVNDTHAVLRPLVELEAGDYVVGVSVWDSGSPVLSAYAQVNVTVCLCDAFGDCRSEAGAVHGSSVGINFVAIIVILASIALLLLLLFVAVAATTCGGRHRLKKGTGLLVGESEDDVRDNVFRYDEQGGGEEDENAFNIDLLWNPHDAPSTPASFYPVSGVPRGRQPLRKDAPQILPSPIYPRRPPADPTDIEDYINDGLEAADNDPNVPPYDTALIYDYEGEGSLAGSLSTASSNSSDGDQDYDYLNDWGPRFHKLANMYDPR, encoded by the exons GAGGTGATCTACAAGTTGGAGGGGCCGGGGGTGGACCAAGAGCCCAAGGATCTGTTTGAGATCGATGACAAAACGGGAGTAATCCGGAGCAAGAAGCCGCTGGACAGAGAGAAATACAACTACTTCACG ctgaAAGCCTTTGCCTTGTCCCCCAGCGGAGAAAGGCTAGAGAATCCTTCCACAATAGAGATAGTGGTGTTGGATCAGAACGACAACAGACCCGCCTTCACCCAGAGCCAGTTTATCGGCACCGTCGCCGAGTTTTCAGTCCCAG GCACATCTGTGATGTCGGTGTCAGCCACGGATGCAGATGACCCAAAGACGGACAACGCTTTCCTGAGCTACTCCATCATTAGCCAGGAAAGCATTCCCGCCAACGCTGTGAACAAGACAATGTTTGGCATCAACAACAAGACAGGCACCATCTACACAAGAGACGTCGGCCTGGACCGAGAG GCGGTGAAAAGTTTCCGGTTAAAACTCCAGATTGCTGATATGGGGGGCATGGGATTAACAGGTGAAGGCATGGCAATCATACATGTAACCGACATCAACAACCACGCCCCGCAGTTCAGCCCCGCCTCT TACAGCATGATAGCAGAGGAGAACAGGAAGGACTACGAGATCGGCCGGGTGACCGTGACGGACAGAGATGATCGCGGAACAGGAAATTGGGAGGCCAGGTTTACAATTTCCAACGATCCTGAAGGCAACTTCGCCATCAGTACGGATGCTGCCACTAACCAGGGCGTCCTGACAGTAGTGAAG CCTCTGGATTTTGAAGCTCTGGACGAGTACGTCCTGATTCTAAAGGTGGTAAACCTCAATCCCCTGAGCAGCAAAGCTCCAAACCTCCCGGTGAGCACGGCCACCGTGGTGGTGACCGTCGTGAACCAGAACGAAGCCCCGCGTTTCAGGGAGGACCCCATTCACATCGTCGTGCCCGAGTCCGTGGCCCCTGAGACTTTACTGAAAAGCAACATCGCCTTCGACCCTGACGATTCTGACCTGAG ATATGAAATGACTAAAGATCCTGAGAGGTGGCTGCACATCGACAGAGACACTGGAGACATTACTGCAAAGAGAACGTTCAACATGAGATCTCCGCATGTCAAAAACAACATCTACAATGCCGTTGTCAAGGTTACAG ACGCCGGTGGCGTGTCGACCGCGGCCAAAGTGACCATCACGCTGACGGAGACCAACGACTTCCCCCCCCAGCTcttccctctgattggctccgtTTGTAAGGACGCGGGTCAAACGGGTTCTGGCCTTGTTTTGTCTGCTTTGGACGAAGATCTTCCTCCCCACGCCGCACCCTACACCTTTGAAAAGCTCGACGATCTGTCGATCAACTGGACCGTTTCTCAAGTCAACG ATACCCACGCCGTGCTCCGTCCTCTCGTGGAGCTGGAGGCTGGAGATTACGTGGTCGGAGTGTCGGTGTGGGACTCTGGCAGCCCGGTCCTGAGTGCTTACGCTCAGGTCAACGTCACCGTGTGCCTCTGCGACGCCTTCGGAGACTGTAGGTCGGAGGCGGGGGCTGTACACGGCTCCAGTGTGGGAATCAACTTCGTCGCCATCATCGTCATCCTGGCCAGTATCGCACTCCTGCTGC TGCTGCTGTTCGTGGCGGTGGCGGCGACCACGTGCGGGGGACGCCACCGCCTCAAGAAAGGAACGGGTTTGCTCGTCGGGGAATCGGAGGACGACGTCCGCGACAACGTCTTCCGCTATGACGAGCAAGGCGGGGGCGAGGAGGACGAG AACGCCTTTAACATTGACCTTCTCTGGAATCCCCACGATGCACCTTCGACCCCGGCGTCCTTCTACCCGGTGTCTGGTGTTCCCCGAGGCAGGCAGCCCCTCAGGAAAGACGCCCCCCAAATCCTGCCTTCCCCCATCTACCCACGGAGGCCTCCCGCGGATCCCACCGACATCGAGGACTACATCAACGAT GGCCTGGAGGCAGCAGACAATGATCCTAACGTACCTCCGTACGACACGGCCCTGATCTACGACTACGAGGGGGAGGGATCGCTGGCAGGTAGCCTCAGCACAGCCTCTTCAAACAGCTCTGATGGAGACCAAGACTACGACTACCTCAACGACTGGGGGCCGCGCTTTCACAAACTGGCCAACATGTATGACCCACGTTAA